The genomic interval CAGCCGGACCGGCTCGATCCGGCCCTCGGCGTCGAACGTCATCCGTTCGATGCACACCTGCCGGTGAGCCCCCTCGCCGTCGCCCAGCGGATGACGGTGATAGACGATATAGTAGTCGTCCGTGCCCGGGATGCGGATCACGGAGTGATGTCCGGCTCCCGTAGCCACGGCGGGGTCCTGCCGCATGATCGTTCCGATGCGTTCGAACGGTCCGAGCGGCGAATCCGACACGGCGTAGGCCACCGAATAGTCGGGGCCCGTCCAGGCTCCCTCGGACCACATGAAATAGTATTTTCCCTTGCGTTCGAACAGGAACGGCCCCTCGGTATAGCGTTCGGGGGTGATCTCCTTGTAGAGCTCCCCGTCGTCGAAAGGTCGGATTCCCGTGAAGTCCTCCTTCAGCCGCACCACGTTGCAGTGGCCCCAGCCGCCGTAATACATGTAGTATTCGCCCCCGTGTTCGTAAACGAACTGGTCGATGGGCTGCGCGCCGTTCACGATCTCATTGATCAGCGGCTTGCCGAGCAGATCGCGGTAGGGTCCCTCGGGACGGTCGCTCACCGCCACGCCGATACCGCCGACCTCGCCTTCGTGCACGTCGTTGGCCGCGAAGAAGAAGTAGTAGCGGCCGTCCTTGCGGATGGCGGCCGGCGCCCACATGGCCCGCCGCGCCCACGCCACGTCGGCCTGCTTCAGGATGCCGGTGTGCTTCGTCCAGTGCACCAGGTCGTCGGAGGAGAAGCAGTCGAAGGAGAGCTGCTCGTCGTAGGGAAGGCTGCTCGTGGGATAGACCCAGCAGGTTCCGTCGTAAACGACGGCTTCGGGATCGGCATACCATCCCTCGAAAATGGGGTTGCCGCTCCGTTCCGGCGTTCCGGACCCGGCGCAGGAGACGCCGAATACCGTGCACCCCGCCAACGCGAGCAGGCTGAAAAAGCGGATGTTCATAACGTTTCAGTTGGAATTGACGACGCTAAAATACGAAAAATCCGCCACGGACCCGCAGATCCGCGGCGGAAAATTCGCCGGCGCACGCCCGCGCTCACTTCCGCCCGCCGTCGGGCATCGTCCAGCCGCCGCCCAGCGCCTTGTAAAGCTGCACGAGGGCTAGGTGCTCGTCGCGGACGGCATTGCTCAGCCCGATCTGCGCATCGAGGTAACGCCGCTGGGCGTCCAGCACGTCGATGTAGTTGATATTGCCGCCGCGGTACTGGATATTCGCCAGTTTGACGTATTTGCTGGCGGCATCGCGGAGCGTGACGTTCAGCTCGGCCGTCCGCCGGACGTTCCGGTAGGTCACGATGGCGTCGTCGGTCTCCTTGAAAACCTCCAGCACCTTCTTCTCGTAGGCCAGACGCGCCTCGTCGTAGGCCGCCAGCGCGGCACGGTACTTGGCCTG from Alistipes dispar carries:
- a CDS encoding glycoside hydrolase family 43 protein, with the translated sequence MNIRFFSLLALAGCTVFGVSCAGSGTPERSGNPIFEGWYADPEAVVYDGTCWVYPTSSLPYDEQLSFDCFSSDDLVHWTKHTGILKQADVAWARRAMWAPAAIRKDGRYYFFFAANDVHEGEVGGIGVAVSDRPEGPYRDLLGKPLINEIVNGAQPIDQFVYEHGGEYYMYYGGWGHCNVVRLKEDFTGIRPFDDGELYKEITPERYTEGPFLFERKGKYYFMWSEGAWTGPDYSVAYAVSDSPLGPFERIGTIMRQDPAVATGAGHHSVIRIPGTDDYYIVYHRHPLGDGEGAHRQVCIERMTFDAEGRIEPVRLTFEGVEARDLSRNL